From one Rosa rugosa chromosome 4, drRosRugo1.1, whole genome shotgun sequence genomic stretch:
- the LOC133707505 gene encoding uncharacterized protein LOC133707505, translated as MSIALHPRLVRSKQDIPTCDFDVFLAMAHPHYRSQFGDTTFTKVFVGGLAWETPTEEMRRYFEQFGEILEAVIIADKNTGKSKGYGFVTFRDAESARRACANPNPVIDGRRANCNIASLGRPRPSPPRGRNQGTSPYQGNAPQAAPSYGGVPPLPPPLPQAPGPIIYPSYSYPTYSPDYGYHQQAAMYNQQVVHQQPQYYHQQHYGASSPSTMGAPYYYHQGYSFQSPRGSISPVPQAQRMPAAPSYVYYPTQQMDASFSSYPPPILQQPPTLRRPPLTSPSDSQNPQHASTESEAGVATSESTPDT; from the exons ATGAGTATTGCATTACACCCAAGACTAGTTCGTTCGAAACAAGACATACCCACTTgtgattttgatgtttttctTGCCATGGCTCACCCACATTACCGATCACAATTCGGAGACACAACTTTTACCAAAGTGTTTGTTGGAGGATTAGCATGGGAGACACCGACCGAGGAAATGCGAAGGTATTTCGAGCAGTTCGGAGAGATTCTTGAAGCTGTGATTATTGCTGATAAGAATACAGGAAAATCTAAAGGATATGGATTT GTGACTTTTCGTGATGCTGAATCGGCGAGGAGGGCTTGTGCTAATCCGAACCCCGTGATCGACGGAAGAAGAGCAAACTGTAATATTGCTTCGTTGGGAAGGCCTAGACCTTCACCCCCTAGAG GAAGAAATCAAGGTACAAGCCCATATCAGGGAAATGCACCACAAGCTGCACCATCCTACGGCGGAGTGCCGCCATTACCGCCACCGCTGCCACAAGCACCGGGTCCGATTATATATCCATCTTACAG TTACCCAACCTACAGTCCTGATTATGGATACCATCAA CAAGCTGCTATGTACAACCAACAAGTAGTTCATCAACAGCCCCAGTACTACCACCAACAACACTATGGAGCATCATCACCTTCAACAATGGGAGCTCCATACTACTATCATCAAGGCTACTCTTTTCAATCGCCAAGGGGCTCAATTTCTCCGGTTCCCCAGGCGCAACGTATGCCCGCTGCACCTTCCTATGTCTACTATCCTACGCAGCAGATGGATGCCTCCTTCTCCTCTTATCCTCCTCCAATCCTCCAACAACCCCCCACATTAAGGCGTCctcctctcacctctccttCCG ATTCACAGAATCCACAACATGCCTCCACAGAATCAGAAGCTGGAGTTGCTACTTCAGAAAGTACTCCAGATACCTAA
- the LOC133742135 gene encoding uncharacterized protein LOC133742135: MAEQRGNTRPVAGQEGNQSEDTQDKRRWTVEEDVQLCKSWKVVSQCPAVGTNKKKNELWLRVKRHFDANWPKSRSAQSLQGRWKVHKIELFEWHCALRQAKNWYKSGSNAVDEQDEAQKLWHARMKRKTGKAKRHNFQSFDSYAAVEGFAQFKDIPNHTSGGTSNVGSQHTHTQPIAANSPINLDMDVDEVIADETADPNVRPQGRKAAKEAIRKAKKAAKEGSPYSSSLESIANNQIEAIKGKKKLDDEFARSLQEEEKRACILLQIEMRKEQLLFQERQDQIKEMEERIKERE; encoded by the exons ATGGCCGAACAAAGGGGAAACACTCGTCCAGTGGCCGGACAAGAGGGAAATCAAAGTGAAGATACCCAAGATAAAAGGAGATGGACGGTtgaggaagatgttcaattgtgcaagtcttggaaagtTGTAAGCCAATGTCCGGCTGTGGGcacaaataagaaaaaaaatgaattatggTTGCGCGTGAAGCGCCACTTTGACGCAAATTGGCCCAAGAGCCGATCAGCCCAATCTTTGCAGGGAAGGTGGAAAGTACACAAGATTGAACTTTTTGAGtggcattgtgcattaaggcaagcgaaaaattggtacaagagcggttcgaatgcggttgatgag CAAGATGAAGCACAAAAATTGTGGCATGCCAGGATGAAGAGAAAAACTGGGAAGGCCAAAAGAcacaattttcagagctttgaTAGTTACGCTGCTGTGGAGGGCTTTGCACAATTTAAAGACATCCCTAACCATACATCCGGAGGAACATCAAATGTAGGAAGTCAACATACGCACACACAACCAATTGCTGCAAATTCCCCCATCAACTTGGATATGGATGTAGATGAGGTAATTGCAGATGAAACTGCAGATCCTaatgtgaggcctcaaggaaggaaGGCTGCGAAAGAAGCAATCCGGAAAGCCAAGAAGGCAGCGAAAGAAGGAAGTCCTTACTCAAGCAGTCTCGAGAGTATAGCGAACAACCAAATAGAGGCAATCAAGGGCAAGAAAAAACTCGATGACGAATTCGCTCGAAGTCtccaagaggaagagaaaagagcATGTATCCTCTTGCAAATCGAAATGCGAAAAGAGCAACTCCTATTTCAAGAAAGGCAAGATCAAATTAAAGAGATGGAAGAGCGTATTAAAGAGAGGGAATAG